aacaccatgaggtcggcctcggaaccagcttttcaatgcctattcgttcaccaaaatccgactccgtatgcccaagataaggcaaaaaaaccaaaccccccttgaaAAGGCACAAAAAAGGGGTCTGGTGGCCTGTTGGTTGTCTGGTGGCCAGGGAGCGAAGCTCCGGTGGCGGCCGGGTGGCAGGGCGGCGGCCGAAAAAAACTGCGCCCGGGGAGCGGACGGAGCCGGGCTGCCGACAGTTTTGATAGGCGGCGGCCGGAAGGTGAGCGGCCGGCGGCGGCAGCGCAGGGAGGCGGAGACGGCGGACCTGGCCGGTGGGGAGCCGGAGCGGCGATATGGAGCGGCCGGCGGCGGCAGTTCGCGGCTGGCGAGAGCCGGAGGAACAGCGGCGGCGTCCAGAAAAGGACAGAGGGGCCGCCGGCGGGGTTCGCAGGGGCCGGACTGACAGGTCTGACAAgcctgtcagtccggtaccctGAAAATGTGGCCAGTGGGTGgtgctagacttagggagaagctaaaacctaaaacaactgaaatcgaagatatagatggcatgagaaaccaaagcctgaagagctgatcaatcgaaccacggaagcattagaaccaacaggataaacctccccataatgcagaagtgggagagggacaggaacactgaaaaggacagccaaaaacaactgcatgatgaagaaccaagaacatcaaaggtgttgagacacatcatcatgaggccaatgtcgtggaaggaacactcacttgacaaaggaagatggcaaacaaaggcaaacatcaaccccctcatggcacttgatatgcaagattccaagtaaacaatgcatgatggcactttatctcagtgcgtttgcataattacaagctacaatgataagaagactggaaatagaaacgagaatcaaaacagagacatcctactcagaaaagagatcccaggacctgaaacaaccatgatatccaccagagtgctgaaaagcaaaaaactgaataaaatatgcatggagtagaatctgcaaaaaaaaaaccatatttctggaaagtacatagaacacgctttccgaaaatataaagttttcgaaaaacggaggtcggatgctcgttctacgtctcccggagtgcaaaaaagagacctcactttgactgtgaaaaaaaacagtcaaacagcaaaattggaataaattaccaacaccatgaggtcggtcTCGGAACCAGCTTTTCAATGCCTATTCGTGCACCAAAAtctgactccgtatgcccaagatagggccaaaaaaccaaaccccccttgaaAAGGCCCAAAAAAGGGGTCTGGTGGCCTGTTGATTGTCTGGTGGCCAGGGAGCGGAGCTCCGGTGGCGGCCGGGTGGCAGGGCGGCGGCCGGAAAAAACTGCACCCGGGGAGCGGACGGAGCCGGCCTGCCGGCAGTTTTGATAGGCGGCGGCCGGAAGGTGAGCGGCCAGCGGTGGCAGCGCAGGGAGGCGGAGACGGCGGACCTGGCCGGCAGGGAGCCGGAGCGGCGATATGGAGCGGCCGGCGGCGGCAGTTCGCGGGCG
This genomic stretch from Cryptomeria japonica chromosome 8, Sugi_1.0, whole genome shotgun sequence harbors:
- the LOC131060019 gene encoding uncharacterized protein LOC131060019 → MAARWQGGDQKKLRPGSRRSRAAGSFDRRRPEGEWPAAAAQGGGDGGPGRRGAGAAIWSGRRRQFAAGESRRNSGGVRKRTEGPPAGAAGAGLTGSEAPVAAGWQGGGRKKLRPGSGRSRAADSFDRRRPEGERPAAAAQGGGDGGPGRWGAGAAIWSGRRRQFAAGESRRNSGGVQKRTEGPPAGFAGAGLTGLTSLSVRYPENVARSGAPVAAGWQGGGRKKLHPGSGRSRPAGSFDRRRPEGERPAVAAQGGGDGGPGRQGAGAAIWSGRRRQFAGGESRRNSGGVRKRTEGPPAWAARAGLTGLTSLSVRYPKNVASGWC